The window CGGCGAGGCCGATCAGTTCGCTGCGGGTCATGCCTTCGCCCTCTTCGCGCGCTCGCGCATCGTCTTCACGGTGTGGTGCTTGCCGCAGAGCGCTTGCCCGTTCTCAGGATCCAGCGCGGCGCCCCCGTCCTTCAGCTCGACGATGTGGTCGGCGAACAGGCGCGCCGTGTAGGCGGTCGCCGTGCAGCCGGGGTGCTGACAGCAGAACATCGCGCGGCGGAGCACCTCGGCGCGCCAAGCCCGATGCTCGGGCGTCTGGTAGTGCTCGGCGGCGGTCTTCGGGGCCGGCTTGAGCCTGCGGCCCTCGGCCGTCTTCAGCCGGTAGCCCGCTAGCTTCATATTTTTCGAGCCCTTTTGCCCGTCCTCAAAAAATAGTCCTTTACAACCGTCCGCAATGAGGACTAGTATAAGGACATCAACGGGGGCGGAAATGGCACGGCTTCATCAGGACGGCAACATCACGGTTCGGGTCTACGCGAACGACCACCTGCCGCCTCACTTCCATGTCGTGACGCCGAACGCCGAAGCGCTGGTGCTGATCGACGGCCTCACCATCCTGCGCGGCGAGATCGACACCGCGACGCGCCGCAAGGTGTGGGGCTGGGTCGAGGCCAACGTCGCCGTCATCGCCGCCGAATGGAACCGTATCAACCCCCGCTTCCCCATCGCCTGAGGAGGGCGCCATGACTGAACCGCTCCGCATCAAGTCCGTCTCCGCCACCGAGGGTTCGCCGCACCTGCTGGTGACGTGGGCCAACGACATGAACCCCAGTCTGGTCCGCCTCTCCGGCTGGATCGCCAGCGGCGGCGAAGTTCTCGCCCCCCTGATGGACCGAACCGTTTTCGAGAAGCCCCGCGTGGCGGAGCACGGCGCCGCGGTCGAATGGGGCGACGATGGCGGCGATCTCGCGATCGATGCGATCCACCTCTACGGCATCGCATACGAACAACAGTCGTTTACGGGCCGCGACCTCGGCGCCTGGCAAGAGCGCCTCGGCCTATCTAACGTTGAGGCGGCGGAGGCGCTCGGCCTGAGCCGCTCGAAGTACATGGCGCTTCGGGCCGACCTCAACGAAGCGGTTCCGACCACTATCGCCATCGCTTGCCGCGCCATGCTGAACGACCCGACCGTTCTGCAGGCTCATTATCGGCCGACGCCTCGCTCCCGCGGCCCTCGCCGCGCATACGTGGGTTCGGCGTTCGCCAGGGCCGCGACAGGGAAACCCGACCCGGCGGGCTCATACCTGGGAAGCGTCGCGAAAGGCGAGCGCGGCTGAAGATGATCGACGCGGCCCCGATCGGCTTAACCGGGCATCCGAGGGGCAGGCTGCGAGGCCTCGCCTGCCGCGTCGATCTGTGGAAGCAGAGGTCGGACTTGAACCGACGACCTTCAGGGTATGAACCTGACGAGCTACCGGGCTGCTCTACTCTGCTGAAGAGGGGCGCGCCGTCATAAGCGAAGCGACGGGCGCTTATGGCTCGGGAGCAATGAAAAAGCCGCTCGACCCTATCGGGGAGCGGCTTAAACAATTCCGGCGTATTACCACTATAACGACGGCCCCTCATTGGTGGAACCGGCGAGAATCGAACTCGCGTCTCACGGATGTCTCTTAAACTCGGCGAATACTACTCGATCTCGCCGAGGATGTCAAGATCAGGACAATAGAAGGCCGTCGTGCGCAAACCTGATCGCCGGGGCGGCGACGGTAAGGCTGGGCTCCCGGAATGCTACATCGGTCGTCCTGTTCACGTTTTAGGCTGCTTTGCGCAGCAGGTCAACGGAGACGATCGGCATCGCGCTCAGCCATCCGAGGTCGACCTTGTAGCCGCCGTCGATCTTCTTCGAGCAGATCAGCCCGGTGAGCCCGCGGAGCAGCGGGTGCAGGATCTCCACGTGCTGGCCGTGGTCGTAGCGCGTCGGGTTCTTCCCGAAGTCCATCGCGCCAGCTTCCTGCGCCTCGCGCAGCGCCGCGATCTGCGCGCCCGTGATCAGGACGGGAATGCGCTCGACGCCGTTCCCCATGCCCAGCACGCCCATGACGCCGTCCACCTTCGGATCGGGCCGCTTGGCGTCGGGGAAGCCGACGAACATGTATCGCGGGAAGGCGACGCGGACGCGCTCGATGTAGGCGACGCCCTTCATCGGCCGGCGCGGGCGGAACCAGCGCTTCCCTTCCGGCAGGTAGACGCAGAGCCCGAGGCTGATCAGCGCCAGCTCGACACGACGCTCGCAAAGGGGCGCGGTCTGCAGGACGAACCACGGCATGCCGTCCACCTCGCGGTCGCGGGACAGCTTTCGCGCGGCGGAGCGCCGCGCCTTGTCCGCCTCGAGCGCGGCGCGGCGCTGCTCCACCGTCAGGGACCGGCGCGAGCGGCGAATGGTGGCGGAGAAGAGGGGGGCGGCGTCGGTCATGCGGCGCCTCCGACGACCCGACCGTCGACAGTGACCTCGCCCCAGACCTCGTCGACGCGCCTGACGGAGACGCCGGTGTGGTTCGTGACGAGGCAGACGAAATCGCCGATCTCGGCGTCGATCCCGATCACCGCCGCCTTGATCAACTCCGCCTCAAGGCGCCCAGTCGTCGGATCAATCCATTTCTCGCAGATATCAACGTCGCCGCTGGCCTTGATGATCACGCTGCCGTCCTCCGGTCCATGAGCACGCCGTTCCAAGCCCCGGCGGCCGCCTCTTTGGTCAGTTTGGTCATTTCAGAAAGAAGAATGACCAAAGCCCACCCCAAGAGACTGAGGGGTTTGGTCAGTTTGGTCAGTTTGGTCACTCTCTGAAGGGGGTATTCTCGCGCGCGCAATCTCACGACGGATCGAGAACCCCGCATCACGCGTCCGCGCATCGATTTCGCGTGACGTGCATCGATCACCTGACCAAACTGACCAAACTGACCAATGCCAAGAGGCTCTTGGGAAAAACGTTGGTCAGAGTACGGACCGAACTGACCAAACTGACCAAAATCGCTGACCATCACGCGCCCCACGGAAGGTCGTCATCGAGGTCTCCGCGGTAGGGATCCGCCGGACCATTGATGGCGACGACCGGCGCGAGTTCTCGGTCTTCCATGAAGGCGCCGAGCCCGAAGCTCTGGCGGCTCAGGGCGTAGGCGTTGATCCGCAAACCGCCCGGGATGTACTGGATGTACCGCCGGGTCGCGTCTTTCCTGCGGTGGAGCCCCTGCGTCCGCTCGAGCATCTCGGCGAGCGCCTGTTCCTTCATCACGTTGCCGGCGGCTTCCCGGAGCGCGCCCTTTGGGATGTAGACAGCGTCGCTGTCGTACCAGCCCTCCGCCTCCCGAGACGGGTTGCCGCCCGCGCCTGGCGTCACGTGCTTGATGCTGACGTTCCAGCGAGAGACGATCCAAGTCCGCAGGTTGTTCGTCGCCTGCGCGTCAGGGTCCAGCGCCTCGGCGTTAGTCGACGTCTGGAACCTTCCCCAGGCCCAACCGATTGCCCTCTGCACGTTGACCTCAGGACAGATCAAGCCAGCCTCGCGCGCCAGCTCGCCGGCGACCTGAAGGACGGCGAGCGGCGTTGCGGCCCGGACGGTCGCAGCATCGGCGTCGCCCGCGAGGGCCTCGCCTACGCGCATGATCCGCTCGCGAACTTCGGACGCCTTCTTGTGCAGCCCGGTCTTCACGAGGTGCTCGACGAATGCAGGTCCGGCATGGCCGTAGTTGGCGCGCACGCCGCCGATCTGACGCAGGCGCTCGGCGTCAACGCGGCGGTTCACGCCGGTCACGTCCACGTCGAGGATGCGGACGCTCATCCCGGCGAACCATTCGCCGCCGTCCGAGGTCACCTTCTCTTCAAGGGCCTGCTCGCCGGAAAGCACGGCGAAAGTGCGCCACGTGTGGACCGGCCTGACGCCGGCCGAGGCGTTCATGCGAGCCTTACCCGCCCCGCCTGCGATCATGTAGATGATCTTGGCGACGTCCTTGCCCCGCACGTGGGCCATCTCGTCGAGCGACAGGACAGTGCCGGTGGAGCGCGTCGCGGCGGCCTCTAGCGCGTTGTCGGTTGAGCGCGCGGACTGGAACAGCGACTTGTCGCGCGTGCCGTCCGGCACGCACCACGCTGACGTCGCGATCCGTTGCGCGGTGGACTTGCCCGCCGACGACATTCCGGTGAAGTCGATCCCGCAAGTGTCGATCGCCGTCAGGTCGACCAACACGCCGGCGAACCCAGCCAGCAGGCCGATCGTCCAGTGCTCGCAGCCGGGCGTGGTCGCGGCGAGCGTGGCGGCCTTCTTCCAGCCCTCCAGCGTCCCGCCGGTGGCGACCGCCGGCGACATGCGCGCCGAGATCGCGAGTTCGACCGTTGAATTCGCGGGCGCCCCGATCGCGACGCCGGATGGCGTCATGAACATAGGGGTCGGAATGCTCTCGATGTGATGCCAGCCAGGACGGGACACCACCGCGATCTCTTTCTCCGGATCCGCGCCGCGTAGGACGCTGATGACCGTGAGATGTCCGTCGCCTTCCGTCCGCAACCCAGCCGCCGCGAGCTGCGCACGGAGTTCGTCTCCGCCGCGAGCCATCGTTCCAGAGCGTTCGACGTCGATCGTCTGGGGCGCGCCGTTCATCCCCTGAACCACAAGCCGCAGGCCGTAAGTGTCTTCCTTGTCGAGCTGGCGGAGTCGGGCGAGCACACCGAACGGTGAGCACACCGGCAAGGTGGTCACGCTGCCCTTATCGTCGGCCTCAATCCTCAGGACGCGGAGCTTGCCGGTCGCGGTGTGGCCGTAGTGCAGGCTGATCAGGTCGAGTTCGGGCAGCGGATACATCTCCGCGGCTCGCTCGGCCTCGCTCTTGCGCTCGTGCGCGGTCTGCTTCTCGTCGATCTCGGCCTGTGTCGGCACGAACGGCGTCGCAGCCCGCAAACCTTCCGCGACCGCCACCTCGCCATACTCGTTCATGACATCGAGCCAGTCGAGCGTCTGGCCCGTAGAGCCCGGCAACGCAATCTTGACCCTGATCCTGTCGGCCAGCCGCATACCTAGCTTACGGGCCGCTCGCTCTCCTGCCCTCGATGGCGGACGCCCGTTCTTTCCCGCCTCGTCACGGTCGGCGGCGGCGACGACGAGATCGCAAGCCGGCCAAGGCTCGAACGCTTGAAGCCCGCCGGCGGAGATAGCGGCCGCAACGACAAGCGTTCCCTCGGCGACCTTCGCGGCGAGGCTGTAAGCGACCGCGGCGCCGGTCTCTATGCCTTCGGTGACGATGGTCGTCTTTGCGGTCTCCGGGTCCCCCCACAGAACGCTGAGCCCCGCCGTGCTCTCGACGCCCGACGCCTTGGACGCCGATTTCTTGGCGTCGCGGGGCTCGCCCTTCTTGTCCTTCGGGATGTCGGCCTTACCGACGCCGCGCTCACCCAGATAGATCCGGTGGGCGTGCGACCGCCCATCCGGCCCGACCATCTTGAACACGGCGCATGGGTAAGTTCCGATCGTGTCGAATGCGATTTCCTTACCCGGAGACCGCTTCGCCTCGACGTAGGACAGCCGCTCGATGCCGACGAACTTGGTCGTAGGCATCGAGACATCGGCCGGGTCGATGCGAAGCCGGCTGGCGAGATAGGCCCGAACGAGTTCATCGTCGCGGTTGTCCGGCGGCGGGCTGAGCAGCGCGGTCGCCGTCGTCTGCATGCGCCCAGGGTCGCGGGGCGCGCGCTCCATGATCAGGTCGGAGGCGCCGAGCAGCTCGGCGACACGCAGCTTCTGATCGTCGAAGCTCGGAAGACCCTCGCACTTGCCCACGACGCCGAAGATGTCTTCGCCCTTGGCGCAGGTGCAGTAGGACCGCGCCCGCTTCTCATCCCAGCGCCAGTCGTTGGTCGGGTCGCCAGGGTGGTCCGGGAACGGGCAGTTGATGTGCGTGCCGCGGGAGTTGCTCCACGGCACGCCGATCGCGCCCAGCACATCGATCTCGCGCCCGCGGACACGCTGCCGGATTTCGCCGGTCTTTACGAACCGGGCCTTCTCTTCGGCGGGAAGTGCAAACGGCTTACTGGACGATCGTGACACGCTTCGCGGCCCTCGTCAGTGCGGTGTAGAGGTGCGCCGTCGCGTGCTCGCGGAAGAACGAACTCTCGTCGAAGACGACGACGTCGTCCCACTGCGAGCCCTGCGATTTGTGGACGGTGAGCGCGTACCCGTAGGTGAACTCGTCGATCCGCTTCCGGGCGCGCCAGTCGAGCTTGGCTTCCTCGCCCGTGAAGAACTCGTTCGGGACCACGATGTCGGCGGCGGCGGCTTCGTCCTCCGACGTCACCTTCATGCGGTGGACGCCGGACACGTCGTGCATCGCGCGGTCGACCCGCCAGAGCCCGCCGTTCAGCAGGCCGCGGTCGCGCTTGTTCTTCAGGCAGACCAGCTTGTCGCCCGTAGTTGGCGCGGAGGGGCGGCCGAGCAGCCCCCGGAACTTCGTGTTGATCTGCTGCCGCGTCACGTTGCGCCCGACCAGCACCTGGTCGGCCTGCAGCACGTCCTCCTCGGTCAGGTCGGCGCGGCGGATCACCCGGCTCTGGCCGTATTGCCCCAGCGCGAGCCGGCGACCCTCGCGGATGTCGATCGACATGCGGATGATCGGGTTCCCGGCAAGCTGGCGGTGGATCTCCGTCAGCATCGTGTCCGGCTCAGCGTCGGTGAAGTAACCGGCCCCGCTTACGGGCGGGAGCTGCGCCGGGTCGCCCAGGGCGAGGATCGGCACGTTGAAGCTGAGGAGGTCGCGCGCGAGGTCTTCGTCGACCATCGAGCACTCGTCGATGACCAGCAGCGTCGCGTCGCGCAGCGGGCCGTTCGTGTTCAGCTCGTACTCAACCGAGCCATCGCGCTTCTCCACCGGCCGGTAGATCAGCGAATGGATGGTACTGGCGTCGGTGCAGCCGCGGCGCTTGAGCATCAGCGCGGCCTTGCCGGTAAACGCCGCATAGCGCGTCGAGTAGGACACGCTCTCGGCGAGCTGCTTCGCCAGCGTGGTCTTGCCGGTGCCGGCGTAGCCGAACAGGCGGTAGACGGGAGAGCTTGGGGAACGAAACCACCGGGTGAAGTCGGCGGCCGCAATCTCTTGCTGGGGCGACAGGATCAACCGCGCCTCCTTTGGTTCTCGAGGTCGCGGAAAAAGGGCTTGGCCCTGCCTTCATGCCGGGCGAACAGCGCGGTGAGCTTTTCGATCGCGTCCCACACCACGAGGGCGCGGATCTGGCCGGGATCGGGCTCCGACCGCATGCCGGCGTCGATCAATCCGGCCTGGACGATCTCGATCCGCGCGGCCTCGGCGCGCGCGGTCTCGAACATCTCGGTGATGCTCGGCTTGTCTTTGCCTGCCTCCAGAAAGGCGGCGTGCACGAGGGCCTGGCCGTCAGCCATGGTCGACCCTCGCGCTACCGAAAAAGCACCAGCCGTCAGCGGCGACGAACCGCCGCCGTCGCGGAAGCTGGATCGATCCGATCTCATGCCGCCGCGAGGGCTTGGGCGCCTCGAACACGCGGAACCGCGGCTCGCGCGGCTCGACCATGTTCGGGAAGCCCGCGGCGTGATGGGTGATCAAGTCGGCGAGGTGCCGGAAGGATGCGGAGGCGCTCGCGGACGTGCAGACCGCCGCGCGGTTCGCCATCCGCAACGCCATGTCGGCGCGCCGGCTCACGCGGCGTTCGCCTGCGGGGAGGGCGGTGCCGGATAGAGATCCGGACGCAAGCAATGTCGAGAGACGCCAGTCTCACGCTCGATCGCGAGCACGAATTCGGCGGGCGGCCCGATCTGGCGCTTCTTCACCCAGTAGAAGACGTTCTGCTGGATAGTGCCGATCTTCCGCGCCAAGGCTGTCTGACCTCGGGCTCGGTCGATCGCCAGCAGGAGGGCTTCCGTGGGCGTTTGGGGAGCTTTGGTGTCGATCATCGGCAGGCACCCTAACAGAGAGGCCTGTTAACCTACAATCTAATTTGTCCGGCGTCCACAATCGCTTTCCACAGAATTTTCTGTTAGAACGCGAGCATTCAACGAGATGGCGGACGGGAAATGGCGAAGCTGACGACCCTGGCGGATAAGGTCAGGCACATCCGAACGGTGAGGGGGATGAGCCAGCAGTCTCTCGGCGTTTTTGCGGGCGTCACCCAACAATCGATCGAGGCCATCGAGTCCGGGCGCACAAAGCAGCCTCGGTCCATCGTAGAAATCGCCGGAGCGCTCGGCGTTAATCCTGCGATGTTGGTGAACGATCAGGTCGTCCTGGACACCGAGGCGTTGACCTTCGAGCCTGTTCCGCTCTCGCGGGCTTCAAAGCCTTCGGAGATTGAGCCGGCCGAACACGCCCCCGATCATGCGAGCCTCCGGCAGGCGCCGCAGGACGTGCCGGTACTTGGGACAGCGGAAGGCGGCGCCGTAGGCGACTTCACGCTGAATGGCGAGACGATCGACTACGTACGGAGGCCGCCCGGCATCGCGAGGGCGAAGGATGTCTTCGCGCTCTACATCACCGGGCAGAGCATGTACCCCCGCTTTAACGAAGGTGAGCTAGTCTACGTCTCGACAGCCCGTCCGCCCGCGATCGGGGATGACGTGATCGTTGAGCTTCATCCAGAGAACGGCGACGCCGCCGGTCCTGGGTTCATTAAGCGGCTTGCGAAGCGGACCCCGACGAAGATCATCGTGGAGCAGTTCAATCCGCCGGCTCAGGTGGAGTTCGATCGCGCGGAGGTGAGGTCGCTCTTCCGGATCATCCCATGGCCAGAGGTCCTAGGGATCTGACAAAGTCGATTAACCAAAAAAACTGTTGCATCACAATTTAGCCTGTGAGATCGTGACCTCGTTCCCGCCGACGAGGTCACCGACCGATGCACACCGCTTCTGAAGTTCTCGACATTGCCCGCGACGCCGCCGCCGAGGCTGGCATCGCGATGTTTGACCAGGTCGGCGACCGTGCCGACTGCGGCCTCGCCGTCGTAATCCTTCCCGGCCGCTCGCCGCTGGTGAAGGCCGCCAAGGCTGAAGGCATTCGTCTGCAGAAGCAGACCGGCGGATACGCCATGTCGCTCTGCACCGGCCTGCGCACCCAGTCCCGCATCGTCTTCGAGAAGGCTTGCGACGCGTTCGTCGCGACGGCCGCCGCGCACGGCTACGAGGCGCGCACCCACTCTTGGGCCGACTGAGGTCTTCGCCGAGCCCGTCGCCGGCGGGCTCCACGAAGGCCTCGAGCCTTATCGCTTCCACCGTTTCGACCTTCGCACCTTCGTCAGAGGGAACGACCCGTCATGTCCAAAATCGCCGCTGTGAACTTCGACGCACCGGAGCCAAACGTCCTTGAAACCGCCGTTTCCCCGCTCGCCGTCGGATGGAATGCCGCCGACGGCGAGCCCATCCAGCAGCGGGAAGGGTTCGACCGGCTCCTCGCCGCTTGGCGGCGCGAGATCATGGACTACTCGAGCCCCGACACCGACAACACGCGCATCAGGCAGATCGAGAACGGCAACCGAGATCTCGAACTCGCCGCTCTGATCATGGCGTACCCGATCCCGTACGACTGGCAGATCGGACTGAAGCTTGAGGTGCTGGCCCACTATGCCGTCCTCGGCGGCGCCGGAGCGCTTCCGGGGGTGCGCCTCGTGAACCAGGCCGTTCATTTGCTGCGCGCCGACGTCGCTCAGTTGATCGACGCGTGATGCCGGCCATGACAACCATGACCGCCGAATACCGCGCCCTGACGCTCTACAGCGAGCCCCCGGCCGGCTGCATCGTCTTCCCCATCACCCGTGAAGGCTTTGAGCCGCACCTGCGCCTCGGCGAGATCGCGATCGTCGACAAGTCCGACAAGGATCTGGTCAACGGCGAGCTGTACGTGGTCGGCGTCCGATCGCCGATGGTGCCGGATGGCGTTGCGAAGCACCTCGCTCAGGTCTGGGCGCGTGAGTACCGCGGCCTCGACGGCGAGCCTTTCACCGGCTGGTGGTGGGGAGACCTGAACCGCGAGGGCCGGCTGCGACTATCCGAAGGGCCGATGTTGGCCGAAGGTCTCGCCCGGATGATCGTAGGCCGCGTGATCGGCCTCTACGCCCCGGCGGTCGAAGGGCCGAAGCGGCTGGCGGGAGCTGCGTCGTGACCGCTGCCGAGTGGATCGCGGCGGCGCGCGCGAGCGGCGTCAGCGTCTATCTCGATCCGCGCCCTAACGCGAGGCATCGGGCTTGGCTCTCCTACCCGGTGCATTGCCCAGGACTTTCAGATCCAGAGCCTTATCACCCCGAACGTTGGGACGATCTGGACGTAGAGCGCGCGGCGATCCCGGATGAGGAGCTGATCGCTGCGCTCAGGCTCGAAAGCTGCGCGGCGGTCCCCGATGGCTGACGTCATCCCGTTCCCCGCGCGCCCGCGCCTCGTGTACGCGCGCCCCGCGCATGCAGGCTCGCGAGGCTCCGTCGAAAAGTGGCAGGAGCCCGGCGGCGCCTGGGTCGTCGACCACACCTCGTCGTCCGGAGACAGCCACGGCGTTCTCGCCCGGTTCAACGCCGAGTTCGACGCCGACCGCTTCATCCGGGAATGGAACCGCAAACACGGGGGCGATGGCCCCAAGGGAGCAGCATGACCGTCCGCGAAGAGACCAAGAGGGCCGTGCTCGCCCAGATCATCACCGTGATGGAGGCCGCGGACGCCCAAGGGGTCGACCCTTGGATGGCAGCGGAGGGCGTCTATCCCACGGTCCCGACCGACGTCATCGCCGAGGCGTGGTGTCAGTTCGAAGCCGCCAAAACGGACGCGTGGTGGCGTTCCATGGAGCAGACGATCGACGGCGAGATCGTGAAGCGCGCGCTCAAGGCGCCGGGCGGCGCGGCATGACCGGGCTCAGCTCCTACGACGCCGGGATCGCTGCCGCGACTGAGGCCGGCCGCGAGATGGCTGAAAACGGCCGCGCAGTCGTGGCCGAGCGCCTTCGGCAGCTGCTGGCCGCAACGAACCTTTCTCCGCCGACCGACGAAGAGATCGATCGCGGCTTCGATGTGCGGATCAGCGTCGCCTACGTCGAGGTGCGCGAGGTCGCCCTTGTTCGCGGGTTGTCGCCGGAGCAGGCCGACGACGTCAGTTCGGCCTTCCTAGTCGCCGCGACCGCGGGGAGGACGCAGTGAAGTCCACCAGCGAAATCAGGAAGCTGTGTTCCGCAGAGGCCAAGGCCCGCCTCAAAGCCGAAACTCGCCTTGCCGAAGAGGTCATGCGCGCGGACACCGCCGAGCGCGACCTGAGGAACATGACGTTGGAGATGCGCCGGCTCAAGGAACGCTGCGAGCGCGCCGAGGCCGAGGTCGCCAGTCTCCGGAGGATCCCGGCATGACCGCGCTCTTCCTTGACGCCCGCTTCGACCAGTGCCGCACGCCGAGGTGGACCGCCGCGACGCCTGTGCTCGAGCGCGAGGTCTGCGGCGACCGCGTCATCCCTGGCCGCACCTACTGCGCCGCCTGCCGGGAGACGTTGATCGCCGGCCAGATGGTGAAGGGCAAGGTAGAGTGGTTCAACCGCGTCGGCGGGCGGCCGCCTCAGGACGTCGAACGGGACGTCGCGGAGGCTGATTTGCTGGCCCCAGATTTGGGGAGTGCAAGAGGATCAGCCGTTATGGGAAATCCCATGACGGACACCGATGCGGACAGCCCCTCCGAAAGAGGGCCTGTGGACGAGGAGGCCGAGCCCGAGGGCGACCGCCCTTTGCTGCTGGACGTCCTGAGCCTCAGGTCGGCGGGCTGGGGGATGGCGGCATGAGCAGCTTCCCTCAATCTGAGGAAACCTCCGCCAAGGGTTCGCACACTTTGCGAACCCTTCCCGACCATACGTCGTTGAGACGTCCTGTCCGCGCCCTCGACCTCGGCGCCGTCGCCCCGAACGAGGTGACGTCCACCGGGCCGATCTTCGAGAACGTCGACCCCGCGACGCTGCTGGTCGACGAGCGCTACCAGCGCGAGCTGTCGGCGAAGGGCAGGGCGCTGATCGCGAAGATCGTCGCGGGCTGGGATTGGCGGCGCTTCAAGCCGCCGGTCGCCGTCATGGTGGACGACGGCCTGGAGCTGATCGACGGCCAGCACACCGCGATTGCGGCGGCGACGCATCCTGCGGTCACGACCATCCCCGTGATGATCGTCGAGGCGGAGG is drawn from Methylopila sp. 73B and contains these coding sequences:
- a CDS encoding HNH endonuclease signature motif containing protein — translated: MKLAGYRLKTAEGRRLKPAPKTAAEHYQTPEHRAWRAEVLRRAMFCCQHPGCTATAYTARLFADHIVELKDGGAALDPENGQALCGKHHTVKTMRERAKRAKA
- a CDS encoding DUF4160 domain-containing protein — its product is MARLHQDGNITVRVYANDHLPPHFHVVTPNAEALVLIDGLTILRGEIDTATRRKVWGWVEANVAVIAAEWNRINPRFPIA
- a CDS encoding DUF927 domain-containing protein, with the translated sequence MSRSSSKPFALPAEEKARFVKTGEIRQRVRGREIDVLGAIGVPWSNSRGTHINCPFPDHPGDPTNDWRWDEKRARSYCTCAKGEDIFGVVGKCEGLPSFDDQKLRVAELLGASDLIMERAPRDPGRMQTTATALLSPPPDNRDDELVRAYLASRLRIDPADVSMPTTKFVGIERLSYVEAKRSPGKEIAFDTIGTYPCAVFKMVGPDGRSHAHRIYLGERGVGKADIPKDKKGEPRDAKKSASKASGVESTAGLSVLWGDPETAKTTIVTEGIETGAAVAYSLAAKVAEGTLVVAAAISAGGLQAFEPWPACDLVVAAADRDEAGKNGRPPSRAGERAARKLGMRLADRIRVKIALPGSTGQTLDWLDVMNEYGEVAVAEGLRAATPFVPTQAEIDEKQTAHERKSEAERAAEMYPLPELDLISLHYGHTATGKLRVLRIEADDKGSVTTLPVCSPFGVLARLRQLDKEDTYGLRLVVQGMNGAPQTIDVERSGTMARGGDELRAQLAAAGLRTEGDGHLTVISVLRGADPEKEIAVVSRPGWHHIESIPTPMFMTPSGVAIGAPANSTVELAISARMSPAVATGGTLEGWKKAATLAATTPGCEHWTIGLLAGFAGVLVDLTAIDTCGIDFTGMSSAGKSTAQRIATSAWCVPDGTRDKSLFQSARSTDNALEAAATRSTGTVLSLDEMAHVRGKDVAKIIYMIAGGAGKARMNASAGVRPVHTWRTFAVLSGEQALEEKVTSDGGEWFAGMSVRILDVDVTGVNRRVDAERLRQIGGVRANYGHAGPAFVEHLVKTGLHKKASEVRERIMRVGEALAGDADAATVRAATPLAVLQVAGELAREAGLICPEVNVQRAIGWAWGRFQTSTNAEALDPDAQATNNLRTWIVSRWNVSIKHVTPGAGGNPSREAEGWYDSDAVYIPKGALREAAGNVMKEQALAEMLERTQGLHRRKDATRRYIQYIPGGLRINAYALSRQSFGLGAFMEDRELAPVVAINGPADPYRGDLDDDLPWGA
- a CDS encoding transcription termination/antitermination NusG family protein produces the protein MTDAAPLFSATIRRSRRSLTVEQRRAALEADKARRSAARKLSRDREVDGMPWFVLQTAPLCERRVELALISLGLCVYLPEGKRWFRPRRPMKGVAYIERVRVAFPRYMFVGFPDAKRPDPKVDGVMGVLGMGNGVERIPVLITGAQIAALREAQEAGAMDFGKNPTRYDHGQHVEILHPLLRGLTGLICSKKIDGGYKVDLGWLSAMPIVSVDLLRKAA
- a CDS encoding AAA family ATPase, giving the protein MILSPQQEIAAADFTRWFRSPSSPVYRLFGYAGTGKTTLAKQLAESVSYSTRYAAFTGKAALMLKRRGCTDASTIHSLIYRPVEKRDGSVEYELNTNGPLRDATLLVIDECSMVDEDLARDLLSFNVPILALGDPAQLPPVSGAGYFTDAEPDTMLTEIHRQLAGNPIIRMSIDIREGRRLALGQYGQSRVIRRADLTEEDVLQADQVLVGRNVTRQQINTKFRGLLGRPSAPTTGDKLVCLKNKRDRGLLNGGLWRVDRAMHDVSGVHRMKVTSEDEAAAADIVVPNEFFTGEEAKLDWRARKRIDEFTYGYALTVHKSQGSQWDDVVVFDESSFFREHATAHLYTALTRAAKRVTIVQ
- a CDS encoding S24 family peptidase, which gives rise to MAKLTTLADKVRHIRTVRGMSQQSLGVFAGVTQQSIEAIESGRTKQPRSIVEIAGALGVNPAMLVNDQVVLDTEALTFEPVPLSRASKPSEIEPAEHAPDHASLRQAPQDVPVLGTAEGGAVGDFTLNGETIDYVRRPPGIARAKDVFALYITGQSMYPRFNEGELVYVSTARPPAIGDDVIVELHPENGDAAGPGFIKRLAKRTPTKIIVEQFNPPAQVEFDRAEVRSLFRIIPWPEVLGI
- a CDS encoding YdaS family helix-turn-helix protein is translated as MIDTKAPQTPTEALLLAIDRARGQTALARKIGTIQQNVFYWVKKRQIGPPAEFVLAIERETGVSRHCLRPDLYPAPPSPQANAA